One Denticeps clupeoides chromosome 10, fDenClu1.1, whole genome shotgun sequence genomic window carries:
- the LOC114797922 gene encoding protein kinase C-binding protein 1-like isoform X2, which produces MFVKCSYQEPCLCQSLAEEEIKTESDVVEGMEVSVRSKVSEPGSAEKALVAQKRKVPSPPHSSNGHSPSGTSPSPIKKKKKPGLVNSNNKDQSELRHGPFYYAKQPALTTDPVDVVPQDSRNDFYCWVCHREGQVLCCELCPRVYHAKCLKLPAEPEGDWFCPECEKITVAECIETQSKAMMMLTLDQLSYLLKFGLQKMKQPGTEPFQKPVSLEQHPDYAEYIFHPMDLCTLEKNIKKKMYGCTEAFLADVKWILHNCIIYNGGNHKLTATAKVIVKICEHEMNEIEVCPECYLSACQKRENWFCEPCSHPHPLVWAKLKGFPFWPAKALRDKDGQVDARFFGQHDRAWVPINNCYLMSKEIPFSVKKTKSIFNSAMQEMEVYVENIRKRFGVFNYAPFRTPYTPNNQFQMLVDPANPSAGTVRPEKPEKIKFNFDMTASPKMLLGKSLLSGGAARRISMTDMPRSPMSTNSSVHTGSDVEQDVSDRGSRAQHYSAGEESLDCTASPVLAKTGPAGSSTGSPKPFSPQGSTTPFMPKQERGSTGSILNLNLDRIKAEMDLKELSETVQQQQQQLQGAPVLLTSCKRPIRSLDKTIESCKAQLGIHEISEDVYRKVEHSDSEDTDKSDSSDSEYFSDEDQKPKTIRQDSKDRDSKKRNRPEPLEGQGTDFAPSNGTGTPMAEKPVTDATVKDKPTETQDKTSVPQPTVKEEARTSQTATDNDSDSEKELVIDLGQDLRERKRLKKEASSGSAISKEAAAVKGEGKPQVSSSVATSVAGDGTPSNTSVKDSGPNSISLPVSMVTFTSSSSTSLHPPNAPSPAAPPAPAASSTATAAVKKQRPLLPKDSGQSVQRTVVWSPSGKLQAPSQKWQIQKVQSEQQQAPPTLNSAPSSAPPTQPAAQMTAPTSPPSQSPSSSTRYQTRQAVKAVQQKDVPQGGPSGEFNIPTASADVAADIAKYTSKMMDAIKGTMTEIYNDLSKSTSGNTIAEIRRLRIEIEKLQWLHQQELSEMKHNLELTMAEMRQSLEQERERMVAEVRKQMEQEKQQAVDETKKKQWCANCRKEAIFYCCWNTSYCDYPCQQAHWPEHMKSCTQSATATQQETEAEASSETTSKQSGPPPQASQSPVKDTTATAIPPLNKDSSPNTERGKDCGSISVS; this is translated from the exons TTTGGCTGAGGAGGAGATAAAGACGGAGTCAGATGTAGTTGAAGGGATGGAGGTGTCCGTACGTTCCAAAG TTTCAGAGCCAGGTTCGGCAGAGAAGGCCCTGGTTGCTCAGAAACGAAAGGTCCCCAGCCCACCACACTCTTCCAATGGCCACTCCCCATCAGGAACGTCCCCCAGCCCcatcaagaagaagaaaaagccaGGACTGgtcaacagcaacaacaaagaCCAG TCTGAGCTAAGACATGGTCCCTTTTACTATGCGAAGCAGCCAGCACTCACCACAGACCCTGTTGATGTTGTACCACAGGACAGTAGGAACGACTTCTACTGCTGGGTGTGTCACCGTGAGGGCCAGGTGCTCTGCTGCGAGCTCTGCCCGCGAGTGTACCACGCCAAGTGCCTGAAACTGCCCGCCGAGCCAGAGGGCGACTGGTTCTGCCCAGAGTGTGAG aaaataacagTAGCAGAATGTATAGAAACTCAAAGCAAAGCCATGATGATGCTAACACTAGACCAGCTGTCCTACCTGCTCAAATTCGGCCTGCAGAAGATGAAGCAGCCTGGG actGAGCCATTTCAGAAGCCTGTATCACTGGAGCAGCACCCAGATTACGCTGAGTACATCTTCCACCCCATGGACCTCTGTACGTTAGAGAAG AACATAAAGAAGAAGATGTATGGCTGTACAGAGGCCTTTCTGGCTGATGTGAAGTGGATCTTACATAACTGCATCATCTATAATGGAG GTAACCACAAACTTACAGCAACAGCTAAGGTCATCGTCAAAATCTGTGAACATGAG ATGAATGAAATCGAAGTTTGTCCTGAATGCTATTTATCTGCGTgccaaaaaagggaaaactgGTTTTGTGAACCCTGT AGTCACCCTCATCCTTTGGTTTGGGCCAAGCTGAAGGGCTTCCCATTCTGGCCTGCAAAAGCCCTGCGGGATAAAGATGGACAGGTTGATGCCCGCTTTTTTGGGCAGCACGATAG GGCCTGGGTCCCCATCAACAACTGTTACCTCATGTCCAAAGAGATCCCATTTTCTGTAAAGAAAACCAAGAGCATCTTCAACAGTGCAATGCAGGAAATGGAGGTTTATGTCGAGAACATCCGGAAAAGGTTTGGCGTATTTAACTATGCCCCATTCCGGACTCCGTACACTCCAAACAACCAATTCCAGATGCTTGTGGACCCAGCTAACCCAAGTGCTGGCACAGTCCGGCCAGAGAAACCGGAGAAGATCAAGTTCAATTTTGACATGACTGCATCTCCCAAGATGCTCTTAGGTAAAAGCCTCCTCTCCGGGGGTGCAGCTCGTAGGATCTCCATGACTGACATGCCCCGCTCTCCAATGAGCACCAACTCATCGGTGCACACAGGCTcagatgtggagcaggacgtTTCAGATCGGGGCAGTCGAGCCCAACACTACAGTGCTGGAGAAGAATCCTTGGATTGCACTG CATCCCCAGTCTTAGCAAAGACGGGTCCTGCAGGCAGTAGCACAGGCAGCCCCAAGCCTTTCTCACCTCAGGGTTCCACAACACCTTTTATGCCCAAGCAAGAGAGGGGATCCACCGGCAGTATCCTAAACCTCAATTTGG ACCGGATCAAGGCTGAGATGGACCTGAAGGAGCTGAGTGAGACTGtacaacagcaacagcagcagctgcaggggGCACCGGTGCTCCTCACCTCCTGCAAGAGACCGATCAGAAGCCTGGACAAGACCATTGAGAGCTGCAAGGCCCAGCTTG GCATTCATGAGATTTCGGAGGACGTGTACAGAAAGGTGGAGCACAGTGACTCTGAGGACACAGACAAGTCAGACTCCAGTGACAGTGAGTACTTCAGCGATGAGGATCAGAAGCCAAAAACAATCAGACAGGACAGCAAAGACAGAGACTCTAAAAAGAGAAACAGGCCTGAACCCCTGGAGGGTCAGGGCACAGACTTTGCCCCTTCCAACGGAACAGGGACACCCATGGCAGAGAAACCGGTCACCGACGCGACCGTAAAGGACAAACCCACAGAGACCCAAGACAAGACCAGTGTTCCCCAGCCAACAGTGAAGGAGGAAGCGAGGACATCACAGACAGCCACAGATAATGACTCTGATTCTGAGAAAGAGCTGGTTATTGACCTTGGGCAAGACCTGCGAGAGCGAAAACGCCTGAAGAAAGAGGCATCTTCTGGTTCAGCCATCAGCAAAGAGGCAGCTGCTGTCAAAGGGGAAG GAAAGCCTCAGGTCTCCAGCAGCGTAGCCACGTCTGTAGCTGGTGATGGCACCCCCTCAAACACCAGCGTCAAAGACTCGGGCCCGAACTCAATCAGCCTCCCGGTCAGCATGGTCACCTTCACCTCCTCGTCCTCGACCTCCCTGCATCCCCCGAACGCCCCCTCGCCAGCCGCTCCCCCAGCACCAGCAGCCTCCTCCACAGCTACAGCCGCAGTGAAGaaacagcgccccctgctgcccAAAGACTCGGGGCAGTCTGTGCAGAGAACTGTGGTGTGGAGCCCCAGCGGCAAATTGCAAGCACCGTCTCAGAAGTGGCAGATCCAGAAAGTGCAAAGTGAGCAGCAGCAGGCTCCGCCCACTCTGAACAGCGCACCGAGTTCGGCTCCGCCCACTCAGCCGGCCGCACAGATGACAGCACCCACTTCGCCACCCTCACAGTCGCCATCTTCCAGCACGCGATACCAGACCAGGCAGGCTGTGAAAG CTGTCCAACAGAAAGACGTCCCTCAAGGTGGACCTTCTGGAGAATTTAACATCCCTACAGCTTCGGCTGACGTAGCAGCTGACATCGCCAAGTACACTAGCAAA ATGATGGATGCGATCAAGGGAACAATGACCGAGATCTACAATGACTTGTCCAAAAGCACATCGGGAAACACCATTGCTGAG aTCCGTAGGTTGCGTATTGAGATTGAGAAACTACAATGGCTGCATCAGCAGGAGCTTTCAGAGATGAAACATAATTTGG AATTGACCATGGCAGAGATGCGGCAGAGCCTGGAGCAGGAGCGGGAGCGGATGGTGGCGGAGGTCAGGAagcagatggagcaggagaagcagcaggCTGTGGACGAAACCAAGAAGAAGCAGTGGTGTGCCAACTGCAGGAAGGAGGCCATCTTCTACTGCTGCTGGAACACCAGCTACTGCGACTACCCCTGCCAACAGGCCCACTGGCCAGAGCACATGAAGTCCTGCACGCAGTCAG CTACAGCAACGCAGCAGGAGACCGAAGCCGAAGCGTCTTCAGAGACCACAAGCAAACAATCAGGACCGCCCCCACAAGCCTCGCAGTCACCCGTCAAAGATACCACCGCCACCGCTATCCCTCCATTAAATAAAGACTCCTCCCCCAACACAGAGAGAGGCAAGGACTGTGGCAGCATTAGTGTGTCTtaa
- the LOC114797922 gene encoding protein kinase C-binding protein 1-like isoform X6: MEVSVRSKVSEPGSAEKALVAQKRKVPSPPHSSNGHSPSGTSPSPIKKKKKPGLVNSNNKDQSELRHGPFYYAKQPALTTDPVDVVPQDSRNDFYCWVCHREGQVLCCELCPRVYHAKCLKLPAEPEGDWFCPECEKITVAECIETQSKAMMMLTLDQLSYLLKFGLQKMKQPGTEPFQKPVSLEQHPDYAEYIFHPMDLCTLEKNIKKKMYGCTEAFLADVKWILHNCIIYNGGNHKLTATAKVIVKICEHEMNEIEVCPECYLSACQKRENWFCEPCSHPHPLVWAKLKGFPFWPAKALRDKDGQVDARFFGQHDRAWVPINNCYLMSKEIPFSVKKTKSIFNSAMQEMEVYVENIRKRFGVFNYAPFRTPYTPNNQFQMLVDPANPSAGTVRPEKPEKIKFNFDMTASPKMLLGKSLLSGGAARRISMTDMPRSPMSTNSSVHTGSDVEQDVSDRGSRAQHYSAGEESLDCTASPVLAKTGPAGSSTGSPKPFSPQGSTTPFMPKQERGSTGSILNLNLDRIKAEMDLKELSETVQQQQQQLQGAPVLLTSCKRPIRSLDKTIESCKAQLGIHEISEDVYRKVEHSDSEDTDKSDSSDSEYFSDEDQKPKTIRQDSKDRDSKKRNRPEPLEGQGTDFAPSNGTGTPMAEKPVTDATVKDKPTETQDKTSVPQPTVKEEARTSQTATDNDSDSEKELVIDLGQDLRERKRLKKEASSGSAISKEAAAVKGEGKPQVSSSVATSVAGDGTPSNTSVKDSGPNSISLPVSMVTFTSSSSTSLHPPNAPSPAAPPAPAASSTATAAVKKQRPLLPKDSGQSVQRTVVWSPSGKLQAPSQKWQIQKVQSEQQQAPPTLNSAPSSAPPTQPAAQMTAPTSPPSQSPSSSTRYQTRQAVKGASVQQKDVPQGGPSGEFNIPTASADVAADIAKYTSKMMDAIKGTMTEIYNDLSKSTSGNTIAEIRRLRIEIEKLQWLHQQELSEMKHNLELTMAEMRQSLEQERERMVAEVRKQMEQEKQQAVDETKKKQWCANCRKEAIFYCCWNTSYCDYPCQQAHWPEHMKSCTQSATATQQETEAEASSETTSKQSGPPPQASQSPVKDTTATAIPPLNKDSSPNTERGKDCGSISVS, translated from the exons ATGGAGGTGTCCGTACGTTCCAAAG TTTCAGAGCCAGGTTCGGCAGAGAAGGCCCTGGTTGCTCAGAAACGAAAGGTCCCCAGCCCACCACACTCTTCCAATGGCCACTCCCCATCAGGAACGTCCCCCAGCCCcatcaagaagaagaaaaagccaGGACTGgtcaacagcaacaacaaagaCCAG TCTGAGCTAAGACATGGTCCCTTTTACTATGCGAAGCAGCCAGCACTCACCACAGACCCTGTTGATGTTGTACCACAGGACAGTAGGAACGACTTCTACTGCTGGGTGTGTCACCGTGAGGGCCAGGTGCTCTGCTGCGAGCTCTGCCCGCGAGTGTACCACGCCAAGTGCCTGAAACTGCCCGCCGAGCCAGAGGGCGACTGGTTCTGCCCAGAGTGTGAG aaaataacagTAGCAGAATGTATAGAAACTCAAAGCAAAGCCATGATGATGCTAACACTAGACCAGCTGTCCTACCTGCTCAAATTCGGCCTGCAGAAGATGAAGCAGCCTGGG actGAGCCATTTCAGAAGCCTGTATCACTGGAGCAGCACCCAGATTACGCTGAGTACATCTTCCACCCCATGGACCTCTGTACGTTAGAGAAG AACATAAAGAAGAAGATGTATGGCTGTACAGAGGCCTTTCTGGCTGATGTGAAGTGGATCTTACATAACTGCATCATCTATAATGGAG GTAACCACAAACTTACAGCAACAGCTAAGGTCATCGTCAAAATCTGTGAACATGAG ATGAATGAAATCGAAGTTTGTCCTGAATGCTATTTATCTGCGTgccaaaaaagggaaaactgGTTTTGTGAACCCTGT AGTCACCCTCATCCTTTGGTTTGGGCCAAGCTGAAGGGCTTCCCATTCTGGCCTGCAAAAGCCCTGCGGGATAAAGATGGACAGGTTGATGCCCGCTTTTTTGGGCAGCACGATAG GGCCTGGGTCCCCATCAACAACTGTTACCTCATGTCCAAAGAGATCCCATTTTCTGTAAAGAAAACCAAGAGCATCTTCAACAGTGCAATGCAGGAAATGGAGGTTTATGTCGAGAACATCCGGAAAAGGTTTGGCGTATTTAACTATGCCCCATTCCGGACTCCGTACACTCCAAACAACCAATTCCAGATGCTTGTGGACCCAGCTAACCCAAGTGCTGGCACAGTCCGGCCAGAGAAACCGGAGAAGATCAAGTTCAATTTTGACATGACTGCATCTCCCAAGATGCTCTTAGGTAAAAGCCTCCTCTCCGGGGGTGCAGCTCGTAGGATCTCCATGACTGACATGCCCCGCTCTCCAATGAGCACCAACTCATCGGTGCACACAGGCTcagatgtggagcaggacgtTTCAGATCGGGGCAGTCGAGCCCAACACTACAGTGCTGGAGAAGAATCCTTGGATTGCACTG CATCCCCAGTCTTAGCAAAGACGGGTCCTGCAGGCAGTAGCACAGGCAGCCCCAAGCCTTTCTCACCTCAGGGTTCCACAACACCTTTTATGCCCAAGCAAGAGAGGGGATCCACCGGCAGTATCCTAAACCTCAATTTGG ACCGGATCAAGGCTGAGATGGACCTGAAGGAGCTGAGTGAGACTGtacaacagcaacagcagcagctgcaggggGCACCGGTGCTCCTCACCTCCTGCAAGAGACCGATCAGAAGCCTGGACAAGACCATTGAGAGCTGCAAGGCCCAGCTTG GCATTCATGAGATTTCGGAGGACGTGTACAGAAAGGTGGAGCACAGTGACTCTGAGGACACAGACAAGTCAGACTCCAGTGACAGTGAGTACTTCAGCGATGAGGATCAGAAGCCAAAAACAATCAGACAGGACAGCAAAGACAGAGACTCTAAAAAGAGAAACAGGCCTGAACCCCTGGAGGGTCAGGGCACAGACTTTGCCCCTTCCAACGGAACAGGGACACCCATGGCAGAGAAACCGGTCACCGACGCGACCGTAAAGGACAAACCCACAGAGACCCAAGACAAGACCAGTGTTCCCCAGCCAACAGTGAAGGAGGAAGCGAGGACATCACAGACAGCCACAGATAATGACTCTGATTCTGAGAAAGAGCTGGTTATTGACCTTGGGCAAGACCTGCGAGAGCGAAAACGCCTGAAGAAAGAGGCATCTTCTGGTTCAGCCATCAGCAAAGAGGCAGCTGCTGTCAAAGGGGAAG GAAAGCCTCAGGTCTCCAGCAGCGTAGCCACGTCTGTAGCTGGTGATGGCACCCCCTCAAACACCAGCGTCAAAGACTCGGGCCCGAACTCAATCAGCCTCCCGGTCAGCATGGTCACCTTCACCTCCTCGTCCTCGACCTCCCTGCATCCCCCGAACGCCCCCTCGCCAGCCGCTCCCCCAGCACCAGCAGCCTCCTCCACAGCTACAGCCGCAGTGAAGaaacagcgccccctgctgcccAAAGACTCGGGGCAGTCTGTGCAGAGAACTGTGGTGTGGAGCCCCAGCGGCAAATTGCAAGCACCGTCTCAGAAGTGGCAGATCCAGAAAGTGCAAAGTGAGCAGCAGCAGGCTCCGCCCACTCTGAACAGCGCACCGAGTTCGGCTCCGCCCACTCAGCCGGCCGCACAGATGACAGCACCCACTTCGCCACCCTCACAGTCGCCATCTTCCAGCACGCGATACCAGACCAGGCAGGCTGTGAAAGGTGCAT CTGTCCAACAGAAAGACGTCCCTCAAGGTGGACCTTCTGGAGAATTTAACATCCCTACAGCTTCGGCTGACGTAGCAGCTGACATCGCCAAGTACACTAGCAAA ATGATGGATGCGATCAAGGGAACAATGACCGAGATCTACAATGACTTGTCCAAAAGCACATCGGGAAACACCATTGCTGAG aTCCGTAGGTTGCGTATTGAGATTGAGAAACTACAATGGCTGCATCAGCAGGAGCTTTCAGAGATGAAACATAATTTGG AATTGACCATGGCAGAGATGCGGCAGAGCCTGGAGCAGGAGCGGGAGCGGATGGTGGCGGAGGTCAGGAagcagatggagcaggagaagcagcaggCTGTGGACGAAACCAAGAAGAAGCAGTGGTGTGCCAACTGCAGGAAGGAGGCCATCTTCTACTGCTGCTGGAACACCAGCTACTGCGACTACCCCTGCCAACAGGCCCACTGGCCAGAGCACATGAAGTCCTGCACGCAGTCAG CTACAGCAACGCAGCAGGAGACCGAAGCCGAAGCGTCTTCAGAGACCACAAGCAAACAATCAGGACCGCCCCCACAAGCCTCGCAGTCACCCGTCAAAGATACCACCGCCACCGCTATCCCTCCATTAAATAAAGACTCCTCCCCCAACACAGAGAGAGGCAAGGACTGTGGCAGCATTAGTGTGTCTtaa